Proteins encoded within one genomic window of Rhizobium bangladeshense:
- a CDS encoding RHE_PE00001 family protein: MRYDVDAVMLQALLPLLAAAEDVVARLDERVLRSPVGGGFAERSHFFDAAGALWVAGELVHVEDLVLHDAHMDSRAPSHELTIAHSVLRTRRRIWTGEPSWALGAPGLATLTATTGEGEGITQEAKSPAVTVEAGDEGENEEGPLAAEMAEIDAILARSQKLIDIHTGKAALGETAAISPAKRNDDPFGLLGDEEWDEEQRLAEWRGVLPLADSLPPVLGAVILFEAWDRIEPLRRQHWLGGLLVESYLRARGKVTSHLFSFYGGLKLVRHERRRARDRAIRLQAFLDAMQLAAAAGLKEIDRLSLARTQMELRFRGRRSNSSLPELADFILSRPMVSAAMIARHLRITPRGALNLVNEIGIREITGRGRYRAWGII; encoded by the coding sequence ATGCGCTACGACGTCGACGCTGTGATGCTTCAAGCCCTGCTTCCACTGCTTGCTGCGGCCGAGGATGTGGTGGCGCGGTTGGACGAGCGGGTGCTGCGCTCGCCGGTTGGCGGGGGATTTGCCGAACGCAGCCACTTCTTCGATGCGGCGGGCGCGTTATGGGTCGCCGGTGAGCTCGTTCATGTCGAGGATCTCGTTCTGCACGACGCGCATATGGATAGCCGCGCTCCCAGCCACGAACTGACGATCGCTCATTCAGTGCTGCGGACGCGTCGACGCATCTGGACCGGCGAACCGTCCTGGGCACTCGGCGCCCCGGGGCTGGCAACGCTGACCGCGACAACGGGGGAAGGGGAGGGCATCACTCAGGAGGCCAAGAGCCCGGCAGTTACGGTTGAGGCGGGCGACGAAGGCGAGAATGAAGAGGGGCCGCTTGCTGCCGAAATGGCCGAGATTGATGCGATTCTTGCCCGCTCACAGAAGCTCATCGACATCCATACGGGCAAAGCGGCGCTCGGCGAGACGGCCGCAATATCTCCGGCCAAGCGCAACGATGATCCCTTCGGCCTGCTTGGCGATGAGGAATGGGATGAGGAACAGCGGCTTGCAGAATGGCGGGGCGTGCTGCCACTGGCTGACAGCCTTCCGCCGGTTCTAGGCGCCGTCATCCTTTTCGAAGCCTGGGACAGGATCGAGCCGTTACGGCGTCAGCATTGGCTCGGTGGTCTTCTGGTAGAAAGCTACCTGCGCGCCCGCGGAAAGGTCACTTCGCATCTCTTCTCCTTTTATGGCGGGCTGAAATTGGTGCGCCACGAGCGGCGTAGGGCCCGCGACCGGGCGATTCGGCTGCAAGCTTTTCTCGATGCGATGCAGCTGGCTGCTGCTGCCGGCCTCAAGGAAATCGACCGGTTGTCGCTTGCCCGCACGCAGATGGAACTGCGCTTTCGCGGCCGTCGCTCGAACAGCAGCCTGCCGGAGCTTGCCGATTTCATTCTGTCGCGGCCGATGGTGTCGGCAGCGATGATCGCGCGGCATCTGCGCATCACGCCGCGCGGAGCGCTGAACCTTGTCAACGAGATCGGTATTCGTGAAATCACCGGCCGTGGCCGCTATCGGGCCTGGGGCATCATCTGA
- a CDS encoding Bax inhibitor-1/YccA family protein, translating into MNPINPRYGAVAGSQALFDEGLRQHMLRVYNYMALGLVITGLVAFVVGSTPALYVPIFGSPLKWVVMLAPLAFVFFFSFKIQTMSASTAQITFWAFCAVMGLSLASVFLVFTGTSIARTFFITATMFGATSLYGYVTKRDLSRIGSFLIMGLFGVIIASIVNIFLGSSALQFAISVIGIVVFVGLTAYDTQNIKEQYSENHDQESNQKLAVFGALSLYLNFVNIFQLLLNFTGERE; encoded by the coding sequence ATGAACCCGATCAATCCCCGCTACGGAGCCGTCGCCGGCTCTCAGGCCCTCTTCGACGAAGGCCTGCGCCAGCATATGCTGCGCGTCTACAACTATATGGCTCTCGGCCTCGTGATAACAGGCCTTGTCGCCTTCGTCGTCGGCTCGACGCCAGCCCTCTATGTCCCGATCTTCGGCTCGCCGCTGAAGTGGGTCGTGATGCTCGCACCGCTCGCCTTCGTCTTCTTCTTCTCGTTCAAAATCCAGACGATGTCGGCCAGCACCGCCCAGATCACCTTCTGGGCCTTCTGCGCCGTGATGGGTCTGTCGCTCGCCTCCGTCTTCCTGGTCTTTACCGGGACGAGTATCGCGCGGACATTTTTCATCACCGCCACGATGTTCGGCGCCACCAGCCTTTACGGCTATGTGACGAAGCGTGACCTCTCGCGCATTGGCTCGTTCCTGATCATGGGCCTGTTCGGCGTCATCATCGCCAGCATTGTCAACATCTTCCTGGGTTCGAGCGCGCTGCAGTTTGCGATCTCGGTGATCGGTATCGTCGTCTTCGTCGGTCTGACTGCCTACGACACGCAGAACATCAAGGAACAATATTCGGAAAACCACGATCAGGAATCGAACCAGAAGCTCGCCGTCTTCGGTGCGCTCTCGCTCTACCTGAACTTCGTCAACATCTTCCAGCTTCTGCTCAACTTCACCGGCGAGCGGGAATAG